CATCAGTTATTTGAGCTACTTCCACAGCCTCCAAATTCTCATCTTCTGAAAGTTTTATAAATATATTAACATCCTCACGTCTAACAACAACGGCCATACGCTCTTGGGATTCTGAGATGGCTAGTTCTGTACCATCTAGACCTCGGTACTTTTTAGGCACAGCATCTAAATTAATTACAAGTGCATCCGCCAGTTCCCCTATAGCTACAGATACCCCACCTGCACCAAAATCATTACATCTTTTTATTAATTTTGTAACAACAGGATTTCTAAATAGTCTTTGAATTTTTCTCTCTGTAGGTGCATTCCCCTTTTGAACTTCTGCTCCTGAAGTTAGTAATGAACTCTCACTATGCTGCTTAGAGGATCCAGTAGCTCCACCACATCCATCACGCCCTGTTTTTCCACCAAGAAGTATAACTACGTCACCAGAAGTTGGCTCCTCTCTAACTACATTTTCATAAGGTGCCGCTCCAATTACTGCCCCTACTTCCATTCTTTTAGCTACAAAACCCTCATCATAAACCTCGGAAACCAGGCCTGTAGCGAGTCCTATTTGATTTCCATAAGAGCTATACCCATGAGCAGCCTCAAGGGTTATTTTCCTTTGAGGTAGTTTTCCTTTAATAGTATCTGAAATTTTCACTCTTGGATCACCGCTGCCCGTAACTCGCATTGCCTGATACACATAACTCCTACCTGATAATGGATCTCTTATGGCTCCCCCAAGACAAGTAGCTGCGCCACCAAAAGGTTCTATTTCAGTAGGATGGTTATGGGTTTCATTTTTAAACATCACTAGCCATTTTTCTTTCTTTCCCTCAATGTCTGCTTCCACAATTATGCTACAGGCATTGATTTCATCTGAAACATCCAAGTCCTGTAATTTTCCTTTTTTTCTTAAGTCTTTCATCCCAATAACTGCCATATCCATCAGTGTAACATCTCTACCACTGGCACCATAAACAAACTCTCTAGTATCTAAATATTCTTTATAAGCCATTTTAATCCGTTTAGAATATTTACCCTCTTCTATGTCCACATCCTCTATCACAGTATTAAATGTTGTATGCCTACAGTGATCTGACCAATAGGTATCTATAACTTTTATCTCCGTTATAGATGGATCTCTCTTTTCAGTGTCTTTAAAATAATCCCTACAGTATTTTAAGTCTTCAAAGCTCATAGCTAGACCATTATCATTTAAGAATTGTGTTAAATTTAAATCATTCATATTAGTAAAGGAGTCTAATATATGTACTTGCTCTGGCTCAGTAAACTTTTGTTGTAAATCCACAGGCTTTTCCATATCTGTTTCTTTAGAGTCTACAGCATTTATGCAATATTCTTTAATCAACTCTATTTCGCTTTTAGCGATATTTCCCTTTAATATTATAACTTTTGCAGTTTTAACTATAGGCTTATCCTTTTGAGTTAAAATTTGTATACACTGGGCAGCTGAATCTGCTCTCTGATCATATTGCCCTGGCAAATATTCAATAGCAAATACGGTTTCACCTGCGTAAGTATTTATCTCTTCATCATAAACCTCATCTACTGTAGGCTCTGAAAATATTGTATTCCTAGATTTTTGATACTGATTCTCTGATATTCCCATAATATCGTATCTATTAATTAATCTAAGCCCTTCCAAGTTCGCTATAGCTAGATTTATCACCATATCTCTTAATAATTTTTCACCTTCAACATTATAGTTCGCTTTTTTCTCTACATATAACCTATATATTTTATTTTCCATGATTAATACCTCCAAAATATAAATTTATACGAATATTAAACATTAAATTTCTTTTATAATTCGTTATATTTATAGTATAGTATATTTTGTCTAATTATAAAAGCTTATTTTACTATAATTCTATACTTTTCTGATTTTAATACTTTTAAAAAACTAAATATAATGCAAAAAAACAGCATGGCATATATATACAACTATATACACAGCTACTTTCGTATTTAAATTTAATATATTTAAAATTTATGCTCTTCTAAACAACAAAAAAAAACACCCACTGTAAAGTGAATGTTTTTTATTGGTACGATTAAGCCTATAAGCCGAGTTCTGTATTAGACAATCATCTATCTAGGCCTATTGTTACCAATAAGCTCAAGCGATACACCCGAGAACGAGACGGGCAGTCCCATAATGTTCTCCTATTCGATCTTGCTCCAGGTGGGGTTTACATAGCCGCAAAGTCGCCATTGCGCTGGTGAGCTCTTACCTCGCCTTTCCATCCTTACTAGTATATTCAGAGGTTTAGCAAGCTAAACTACTAGAATACCTTTAGCGGTATATCTCTGTTGCACTTTCCTTAAAGTCGCCTTCACTGGGAGTTACCCAGCACCCTTGCCCTATGGAGCTCGGACTTTCCTCTCCACAATATTGCATGCAACATTGCGCAGCGATTGTCTGGCTTACTCGCATAATAATAATACCATAATATTAGCATAAATGCAAATGGTATTTTATACTATATAGTTTTATATGGATCCTGTGATTTTCGTGAAATTATAACTTCATTATCATACCCATCTTGTATCAATTGTTTTTTTAATTTTTCTCCAAATATTTGTAGCGGTGTCCACTCTGTTGCAAAATGCCCAGCATCAATTAACGCTATATGTTCTTCTTTTAGATCACTAACATGGTGATACTTAGTGTCCCCTGTAATAATGCAATCCGCACCTAATTTTATACTTTCATAAAAAAAATCTTCGCCACTGCCATTTATAATAGCAATAGTTTTTATTAAATCATTATGATCCCCTACATATCTTATAGCTTCTGTGTTAAATGTTTTTTTAACATTTTCACATAATTCACCTAAAATAATAGGCTGATCCAAGCACACTAATCTGCCAATACCTGAATGACTATCATCATAATTAAAGTTTTTTGATGGCTCTATAATCTTATAATTATTAAATCCTAATATCTCAGTAGCAATATCATTTAAACCACCGCAAGCAGAATCTAAATTTGTATGACTAGCATATACATTTATATCATTTTTAATTAGCTCAATAATTTTTCTACCTACTAAGGTATCCCTAGTAATAGTTTTAGGTTTCATGAAAAGAAGAGGATGATGATTTAATATAAAATTGCATCCATTATCCACAGCTTCTGAAATTACATCCATTGTGCAATCTAATGCAACTAAAATTTTTGTAACTGATGCATCACTGTCCCCAACCATTAGTCCAACATTATCATAATCTTCTTTTAGTGTAGCTGGGGCATAGTTTTCCATAATATCTTCAATAGTTCTTACTTTTAAAAACATTTTAAAAAACCCTTAAGTTTTTGTATAACATGATAGAGTTGCACTTTCCTATTTTTAGATAAAATTGTATCATCATTTAAACTATCATATACTTTTGAATATTTCAGTAATTTATACTCTATAAAACACTTCATAACTGCTTCTTTTTTATCTAATAATATTTTACTTATCTCATAATATATACTATCAAGTATTAGAGGTTTAGTATCATATTTCACCTTAATAATTTCATAAAACTTACCATCATCATTGCAAATTTCTTCATCAATGATATTATATCCAGCCACATACAAATACTCTCTTAAAACCTCTGCATTTTGAACTGGTTGAAGTATCATATATTTAAATTGTTTAACCACCTCTAAGTCAGCTTCTAAGATATCTCTTATTAAATTACCACCCATTCCTGCAATAATAGCTATCTCTGCCTCGCCCTTTTTAACTGTAGATAGTCCACTTCCCAGTCTACAACTAATTTGCGAACTAACGCCGCTTTCAGCAATATTATTTCTAGCCTTCTCAACGGGTCCTCTATTTATATCAGAGGCAATAGCACTTTTTATTACGTCATTCTTCACTAAATAGATAGGAACATACCCATGATCCGTTCCTACATCAATAACACTATCACATTTTTCTATCATACTTACAATTACATTTAATCTTATGCTAAGATCCATATTTCCCATCCTTATCTAAAGTTAATTAATATTTTAAACTGCATAATTAAAAATATCATGGCCACAATTAGTGACAAATATATAAATTTATATGCTGATTTTCTGTCATATTTTGCACTAAAATAGCTTGCATAATACATACAAAATAGCAATGCCATATTTAATACCCCGTAAATCATCTGGGTAAATGCAAATTGTTTGTCCGTCCCCATTTTTATTGGGTAGAAATTCGCATCAAAGTTTAAGGGCATACTATTAGGTATCATATGTTTTAAATATAATATAAATGGATTCAAGGTTAAAATTAACGTTAATATACTAACTATCATTAAAGGTATAATGAAATGCTTGTCTTTATGAAGGTTATAGCTATTATTTACTTTATATTTCCACTCTACTCTATTTACATTGTGATTTACTAGTGCTCCCTCAAATTTTTCATAATCTACAGGAGATACTGCATAATTCATATGCTGCGTTTTCAGATAAAAAACATTTTTATTATCTGTAACAAACATTCTAGATATGCCAATTTTATCAATAACAAATCTCCCCATAGCAAAGTTGCTAGCGGCTATACCATTAAGCTTAATCCCTTTAATTGTTCCACTTGACATAGTATATCCTTCAATTTCATTTAAGGGTATAATTACTTTTTTTAACGACCCAATAGCATAAATAGCAAAATTTTTGTCATCAATAGTGCATTTAAGTGATGAGTAAAGCAACATGAAGTATATTTGATATATATTTAATGACACTAATATAAGCTTTAACAGGCTAGCTACAATGTATGAATCGGTAAATTTTAATAATATTAAGATTAATATATTATATAGTGCAGTCATGAGTATAATATACCCTAGTCCGCGTCCTCCCTTAGATATATAACTATCCATTAAATCACCTTCTTAAGCTACATTATATCATATTTAAATCCATCTTGTAAATATTTACCCATAATTTTACATAAAGAAAAAAACACCTTAAATAAGGTGTTTAATCTAAATAATCTTTTAATTTTTTACTTCTACTTGGGTGTCTTAACTTACGTAGTGCTTTGGCTTCAATTTGCCTTATTCTCTCGCGAGTTACGTTAAATTCTTTTCCAACTTCCTCAAGAGTCCTTGCGCGTCCATCATCTAGT
This DNA window, taken from Clostridium estertheticum, encodes the following:
- a CDS encoding Nif3-like dinuclear metal center hexameric protein; the protein is MFLKVRTIEDIMENYAPATLKEDYDNVGLMVGDSDASVTKILVALDCTMDVISEAVDNGCNFILNHHPLLFMKPKTITRDTLVGRKIIELIKNDINVYASHTNLDSACGGLNDIATEILGFNNYKIIEPSKNFNYDDSHSGIGRLVCLDQPIILGELCENVKKTFNTEAIRYVGDHNDLIKTIAIINGSGEDFFYESIKLGADCIITGDTKYHHVSDLKEEHIALIDAGHFATEWTPLQIFGEKLKKQLIQDGYDNEVIISRKSQDPYKTI
- a CDS encoding tRNA (adenine(22)-N(1))-methyltransferase, which translates into the protein MDLSIRLNVIVSMIEKCDSVIDVGTDHGYVPIYLVKNDVIKSAIASDINRGPVEKARNNIAESGVSSQISCRLGSGLSTVKKGEAEIAIIAGMGGNLIRDILEADLEVVKQFKYMILQPVQNAEVLREYLYVAGYNIIDEEICNDDGKFYEIIKVKYDTKPLILDSIYYEISKILLDKKEAVMKCFIEYKLLKYSKVYDSLNDDTILSKNRKVQLYHVIQKLKGFLKCF
- a CDS encoding PH domain-containing protein, with the translated sequence MDSYISKGGRGLGYIILMTALYNILILILLKFTDSYIVASLLKLILVSLNIYQIYFMLLYSSLKCTIDDKNFAIYAIGSLKKVIIPLNEIEGYTMSSGTIKGIKLNGIAASNFAMGRFVIDKIGISRMFVTDNKNVFYLKTQHMNYAVSPVDYEKFEGALVNHNVNRVEWKYKVNNSYNLHKDKHFIIPLMIVSILTLILTLNPFILYLKHMIPNSMPLNFDANFYPIKMGTDKQFAFTQMIYGVLNMALLFCMYYASYFSAKYDRKSAYKFIYLSLIVAMIFLIMQFKILINFR